The Candidatus Poribacteria bacterium genome contains the following window.
ACAAACGCGCTATTTTCTATCTTAAAGGTGAATACTTCGTCCTACACGATCTCGTTCTCGGTGCGGGTGCGTACACATTGGAACAGGTATTTCGTTTCGATCGAAAGGTCGCCCCTTATATCATTTCCGAAGCAGGGAACATACGGACGCAGGAACCACAGCGTAGCAATCTGTTCATCGGTGCGGTGCAGACACCCGATCTCTCGGTAACATCGGGCGGGAACAGTATTACATATCGGAAACATCGGGAATCGCCAATGGCAGTGAACACAGTGCTGTTGCCGATGAAGCCTGAAGTGGAAGTGCGTCCGACGCTTTCTGCTATTGAGGTGTTTACCGATCCTGATGTTTTAGGGACAGGTTTCACCCTCCGGTTACCCAACGCGACGGATACGTTCCTCATCTCTGATGATGGCTTGGCGGAGATGTCTACCGCAGATATTCGGTGTGTCGGTGAATTTCTCTTCTTACGGCGCGACACCTCCGGTGCAGCCGTTCAATTCGTGATGCTGAACGCCCGGTTCCTGCAGGTGGATGGGAGTGTCCTTGCCGATTTGGACGAAACCTGTGAGAGCTATGTTCGGATGTAAATCAGTTGTCAGTTGTCGGTAGCCAGTGCGCGCCAATCGCGTTTTGTTGCAAAAAGCAAGAACCATTCAATGGAAGGCAAGTTGTCTATATGGGTAATGTAGTAGAGGGCTCTTATATTTCGCTCCTGCACAATTGTTCCTCTGTGTTATAACTAATCCTCAATGACCTCTAACCCTTGCATTCGCTCAAGGGCGAAGACGCGGGTATCCTGGCGCAATTCGCAAAATCCTTCTACACACAACGTCTCACCGGATGCCCGGCTGTTCGGAATATTCAGGAACCGCTCCGGTGTAACGACACGCGTCCTCCACCTTTTGGCGCGCGGCTTTTTATACTCAAACCGAATCCGCTGCTCGTTGTCAATCGCGGATTGGATTTCTGTGAATTGTTCCGCAAATTCTGACTGCGATGCCTTTAGCGTAAAAGTGCCAAAAATGTTGCCTTCATGGTATGTCCCCCTGTAACATTCGGCACAGACGAGTCTGAGCGTATCTAACTTGTTCGTGCCTCCTTCAAATACGGGAATATCGTGCAGGAGATAGACATCCTGCTCTTTACCACACTTTGAACAGCGCGAACCCTTTTCTCGGATAACTTGTCGTTTCCGTTCATCCCAATCGGGTGGCCAACACGGCAGATAGTCATAGATTTCGGTTAAAACGGATTTTACCTTCGCGAGTTTGGCACGTAAATCTTCACTATCAGCCTCCGGCAACGCATGCTGTTCTTGCGTTTCGTTTGGCACAAAGAGCGACAAGATGAGTTGCGATTTCTGTTGCTGCAGTGCCGTTTCAATCTCATGTTCTCGCATCTGCAACAGGAGGATACATGAATAATGAACGAAGTCTCCGTTGGAGAGTGCTATATCGTATTCCCAATCTGTCTCTATCTTGCATACGGTACAATAAGGCATTTCATGCTCCTGGAATCTTAAGCATCAGGGAGATGTGTCTCTGAAGGACGTTCCTGAACGACAGGAATCACATAACTCCGAATTGTTACATCGTCGATTGTCTGGGTTTCCACACGCGGCTCAGGATCCTGGCGATGGTCAAAAACTATATAGTAACCTTCCGTTGTTCCTTCCAATTTGAGGTATGCCGCTAATTGCTGTTTGCCTGCTTCATAGCGACTCCTACCTCTCCAAATCTTTGTCTCAACAATGTATTTTTGCTGATTGTGCGTAATAAGGATGTCCATCCTACCTCGCCCGGTTGGTACTTCTATGTGCATGACGCCACCAATACGCCCAACAAACTCGTCGAGGTAAGCAAGCAAGAGGTGGCGGCCTACCGATTCTTGCGGCGTATCTGGGACTTGCAAAATCCTAAACCCCGCACGTGCTATGAAATCTTGGAAGTTATCAAGTAACGCCTTCATTTCAATTTGATCGGTAGATGTGAGATACTCACGGAGCGCGTCGCTGGTATCTGTCGGGAAGTATTCCCGCTCTAACCCGTTTACGAGTGGCTTGAATGCTCTCATAATACGATAGAGGTAAATTGGATTGAGAATCTCACAGTCTCCGTCATTACCTCTTGCAATGACCCCATAAGTGGCGAGTTCACTGATAATGTCATTATCGGGATTGAAGTCCACGCCTTCATCACGTTCCATGATGTGCATCAGCATACTTTCAAAACGCGGATTTTTGCGGATGTTGGTTATCAAGTGTGTGATGTTGACATTGTTCTCCTCAAGGAGTTGTGCATGTGCCTTTGTAAAATGTGGCATCGTAATCGGTTCTGTTTTGGGAATATCCAACGCCTCTGTGAGAATCTGCGCGAATCGGTTGACGAGAACAGGTTGTCCAGCTGTCTGCTTATGAATGGATTCAATCACCTCGGGTGCAAATGGCTGTCCGACTTCTTCCGTATATTGCCCAAGGAGTTCCTGCACCTGTTCACGCGTGAAGTTCGGCAGGTTGAACTCATCTTGGATATTGAACGGGGAGATGGATCGGTCGTAGTTCAGCTGCGTAATACTCTTGACTCCGACAATACCGACACTATGTGGACATCGAGAAATAGGGTTTGAAACATAGATACGGCGAAGTGAATGCAGAAAACCTCTCACCGCTTCCTTCGGGATGCCGTCAAACTCGTCTATGATGAGGATAAGGCGTTGGTCACCCAGGAAACGGGAAAAGCGTCTAAAGAATCTTCCCATTGAGAGATGATCGGTGATCTCTGTGTTCTCCAAGAATTCCGCCAACGCTTCAGAAAAGACTTCTCCGCGTTGCGCAAAAATATTTTCTATCTCCTCGCGAATATCTTCGTGAAGATTGCTATAAAAAACCGACGGTGTGCAACCTTCGTATTCCTCAAAATTCAAGGCGATAGGGAAGTAGGCAGATGCTTCGTCTCTGAACACATCTAAGGCACGTTGAAAGAAGGTCGTTTTGCCGGTCTGACGGGGCGCGAAAAT
Protein-coding sequences here:
- a CDS encoding WYL domain-containing protein, whose product is MPYCTVCKIETDWEYDIALSNGDFVHYSCILLLQMREHEIETALQQQKSQLILSLFVPNETQEQHALPEADSEDLRAKLAKVKSVLTEIYDYLPCWPPDWDERKRQVIREKGSRCSKCGKEQDVYLLHDIPVFEGGTNKLDTLRLVCAECYRGTYHEGNIFGTFTLKASQSEFAEQFTEIQSAIDNEQRIRFEYKKPRAKRWRTRVVTPERFLNIPNSRASGETLCVEGFCELRQDTRVFALERMQGLEVIED